In Nitrospira sp., the following are encoded in one genomic region:
- a CDS encoding methyl-accepting chemotaxis protein, which translates to MIERFSNFKIRSKLLCGFVIIGLLLIIIGGLSIVGMNRLNGNTEFIYKTNLVGVTVMGDLRAQMLRRSNFVVWHILANDSATMAARERSITELDKEIEDLLAKYVPLIVTESEKKVFEKLIAGIPEYMEIRKKVLQLSKNFSKDAAAEVQKTELAGKIDVLYEAVDWLVEENKRQAEESYRSGHDLSTNLNLGMGLLNISAILIGAFTVWFVSRLISKNLLNVLDAAHKLQGGQLTHRSTVTTQDEIGELAQAFNQMAEALAQAGGKQQEMMEEMQARIDIMNTTSIVSEADLRGDILTANEKYREISKYSEKELIGSPHSITRHPDMPKEIFKTMWKAIGKGEIFRGVIKNRAKDGTPYYVDAVIKPIMDLNGKPRKYLGVRYEITQYELARQNMKGIVDAIDASYATIEFDLKGNVLTANNVFLQTMGYSLEEIKDKHHSQFVESSYSGSPEYRAFWEKLGCGEREAGQYKCITKSGKEVWVQSSYNPVMDEMGRPFKVLQLADDITGQKQAQVEVEKLIVAAAAGQLSERIKTDRFEGTAKVLTQSFNQLLDAVATPLNEAQAVLTALASNDLTKALTGVYQGEFEQMKTSLNGALMNLATTIAAVRESVEAVATGAEEITKGNEDLSQRTSEQASALEETSASMEEMTSTVKQNADNAKQANQLAVAARDTADKGRAVTKRAVDAMGEINRSSKKIADIITVIDEIAFQTNLLALNAAVEAARAGEHGRGFAVVAAEVRNLAQRSATAAKEIKALINESIQRVNDGSELVNQSGKTLEEIVSAVKRVGDIIAEITAASQEQASGIDQVNKAIMAMDETTQQNAALVEETTSASQSMRSQAAELLRRMALFKIQRMSEAEKAENLAIASVREHTARSIDRAYNTREQKVAKSRSPQTNTPKNAMVVSGGNTFQGSEEFEEF; encoded by the coding sequence GTGATCGAGAGGTTCAGTAATTTCAAGATCAGATCGAAACTGTTGTGTGGTTTCGTGATCATCGGACTACTGCTCATCATCATCGGCGGCTTGTCCATCGTAGGCATGAATCGGCTGAATGGGAACACGGAGTTCATCTATAAGACGAACTTGGTGGGGGTCACGGTCATGGGTGATCTGCGCGCGCAGATGCTGCGCAGGAGCAACTTCGTCGTATGGCACATATTGGCGAACGACTCGGCCACAATGGCCGCGCGGGAAAGGAGCATCACGGAACTCGACAAAGAAATCGAGGATCTCTTGGCGAAGTATGTCCCGCTCATCGTCACGGAATCTGAAAAAAAGGTATTTGAAAAACTAATTGCCGGGATTCCCGAGTATATGGAAATCCGCAAGAAAGTGTTGCAGCTCAGCAAGAACTTCAGCAAGGACGCGGCAGCAGAGGTTCAGAAGACCGAGCTGGCAGGGAAAATCGACGTGCTCTATGAGGCAGTAGACTGGTTGGTCGAAGAAAACAAAAGACAAGCGGAGGAGAGTTATCGATCCGGTCACGATCTCAGCACGAACCTGAATTTGGGGATGGGGTTATTGAACATCAGCGCGATCCTCATCGGCGCATTCACCGTATGGTTTGTCTCCAGGTTGATCAGTAAGAATTTGCTGAATGTGCTTGATGCGGCACATAAACTCCAAGGCGGCCAATTGACCCACCGCTCGACGGTCACGACACAGGACGAAATCGGCGAGTTGGCGCAGGCGTTCAATCAAATGGCCGAGGCGTTGGCCCAGGCGGGGGGCAAACAACAGGAGATGATGGAGGAGATGCAGGCACGCATCGACATCATGAACACCACGAGCATCGTTTCGGAAGCCGACCTCAGGGGCGATATCCTCACGGCCAACGAGAAATATCGTGAAATCTCCAAGTACTCAGAGAAAGAATTGATCGGTAGTCCGCACAGCATCACGCGCCATCCGGACATGCCGAAGGAGATCTTCAAGACCATGTGGAAAGCGATCGGTAAGGGAGAGATCTTTCGAGGTGTCATCAAGAACCGCGCGAAAGATGGTACACCCTATTATGTCGATGCGGTGATCAAGCCGATCATGGACCTGAACGGCAAGCCTAGGAAATACTTAGGTGTGCGCTACGAAATCACGCAATATGAGCTCGCGCGTCAGAATATGAAGGGCATCGTCGATGCGATCGACGCGTCTTATGCCACCATTGAGTTCGACCTCAAAGGCAATGTGCTCACTGCCAACAATGTATTCTTGCAGACGATGGGCTACAGCCTGGAGGAAATTAAGGACAAACACCACAGTCAGTTCGTAGAATCGTCGTATAGCGGATCGCCAGAGTATCGCGCCTTCTGGGAGAAGCTCGGGTGCGGCGAGCGAGAGGCCGGTCAGTACAAATGCATCACGAAGAGCGGCAAGGAGGTTTGGGTCCAGTCCAGTTACAACCCGGTCATGGACGAGATGGGGCGGCCGTTCAAAGTGCTGCAATTGGCCGATGACATCACGGGACAGAAGCAGGCGCAGGTCGAAGTGGAAAAACTGATTGTCGCCGCGGCAGCCGGCCAACTATCCGAGCGCATCAAGACTGATCGGTTCGAGGGTACGGCCAAGGTGCTCACTCAGAGTTTTAACCAACTCCTTGATGCCGTCGCCACTCCCTTGAATGAAGCCCAAGCCGTGCTCACCGCGTTGGCGAGTAATGATCTCACCAAGGCGTTGACGGGGGTTTATCAGGGCGAATTCGAGCAGATGAAGACCAGCTTGAACGGCGCGTTGATGAATCTAGCCACCACGATCGCTGCCGTGCGTGAATCTGTGGAGGCGGTCGCGACGGGTGCCGAAGAGATCACAAAGGGCAACGAAGACCTGTCGCAACGGACCAGCGAACAGGCCTCGGCACTGGAAGAGACCAGTGCCTCGATGGAAGAGATGACGAGCACCGTCAAGCAGAACGCGGACAATGCCAAGCAGGCTAATCAACTGGCGGTGGCCGCGCGGGATACGGCGGACAAGGGTCGGGCGGTCACAAAACGGGCCGTGGACGCGATGGGGGAGATCAACAGAAGCAGCAAGAAGATTGCCGACATCATCACGGTGATCGACGAGATTGCATTCCAAACAAACCTGTTGGCCTTGAATGCAGCCGTGGAAGCGGCACGGGCGGGAGAACATGGGCGCGGGTTTGCCGTGGTGGCGGCGGAGGTACGGAATTTGGCGCAGCGCTCGGCGACGGCGGCCAAGGAAATCAAGGCCCTGATCAACGAGTCGATTCAACGGGTGAACGACGGTAGCGAGTTGGTCAATCAGTCGGGGAAGACACTGGAAGAAATCGTGAGTGCGGTGAAGCGGGTCGGTGACATTATTGCTGAGATCACGGCGGCGTCGCAGGAGCAGGCGAGCGGGATCGACCAGGTGAACAAGGCGATCATGGCGATGGACGAAACGACACAGCAGAATGCGGCCCTGGTGGAGGAGACCACGAGCGCCAGTCAGTCGATGAGGAGTCAAGCGGCGGAACTCCTGCGCCGAATGGCGTTGTTCAAGATCCAGAGGATGTCCGAGGCAGAGAAAGCGGAGAACCTGGCCATCGCCAGTGTGAGGGAACATACTGCGCGCTCGATCGACCGCGCGTATAACACTCGGGAACAGAAGGTGGCAAAGTCACGATCCCCTCAAACGAATACGCCGAAGAATGCCATGGTCGTCTCCGGAGGGAATACCTTCCAGGGGTCGGAGGAGTTCGAAGAGTTTTAA
- a CDS encoding protein-glutamate O-methyltransferase, giving the protein MEYAISTEEYQRFRRLIHDKSGIALGDRKQSLVQSRLSKRLRDLRLSTFSEYYDLVLNDPKGKEFTCLLDLISTNKTDFFREPKHFDFLRDRILPELAEEKRIRIWSSACSTGEEPYTIAITLFEHAQNPAQWDFKILASDLSTRVLDKAAAGTYNKDRFRDVPPEVLRRHFLRGRGASAGLFKVKPHLAAVIRFRRLNLMDSQFPIKNPLDLIFCRNVMIYFDRPTQETLIKKFHRHLKPGGYLFIGHSESLQWVNHAFSSLAPTIYQREH; this is encoded by the coding sequence ATGGAATACGCCATCTCGACAGAGGAGTATCAACGCTTTCGGAGGCTCATCCACGACAAGAGCGGAATTGCGCTTGGAGACCGAAAACAATCGTTGGTGCAGTCCCGCCTGTCCAAGCGACTGCGCGACCTCCGGTTGTCGACCTTTTCAGAGTACTACGATCTCGTCCTGAACGATCCGAAGGGGAAAGAATTCACCTGTCTGCTGGATCTGATCTCGACCAATAAGACCGATTTCTTTCGTGAGCCGAAACATTTCGATTTCCTCCGTGACAGGATTCTTCCAGAATTGGCGGAAGAAAAGCGTATCCGCATCTGGTCGTCCGCCTGCTCGACCGGTGAAGAGCCCTATACGATCGCCATAACGCTCTTCGAACATGCGCAGAATCCCGCCCAGTGGGATTTCAAGATACTCGCTTCGGATCTTTCCACCCGAGTACTGGATAAAGCGGCAGCTGGTACATACAACAAAGACCGCTTTCGTGATGTGCCGCCGGAGGTGCTGAGGCGGCATTTCTTACGCGGGCGGGGGGCTAGCGCGGGCCTCTTTAAGGTGAAGCCGCATCTTGCTGCGGTGATTCGGTTTCGTCGACTCAACTTGATGGACAGTCAGTTCCCGATCAAGAATCCTCTGGACCTGATTTTCTGCCGGAATGTCATGATCTACTTCGACCGGCCGACTCAGGAAACATTGATCAAGAAGTTCCACCGCCATCTCAAGCCGGGTGGTTATCTCTTCATCGGGCATTCCGAGAGTCTCCAGTGGGTGAATCACGCGTTCAGCTCGTTGGCCCCGACGATCTATCAGAGGGAACACTGA
- a CDS encoding chemotaxis response regulator protein-glutamate methylesterase, whose product MKKIRVLTVDDSALMRQVLAMLLAKDPQIEVVGSAPDPYIAREKIKALNPDVLTLDVEMPKMDGLTFLEKLMRGHPMPVVMMSSLTEAGCQTTMRALELGAVDFIAKPKIDLREGMEEIAQDIIAKVKAASVARIRGQNGGCRVDQKASSSPLPSPSSTAMIKTTDTIIAIGSSTGGTEAVKEILERLPPHTPPILITQHMPERFTKTWADRLNRLCRIAVKEAQDGDSVLPGHALIAPGNFHMMLVRSGARYTVRIHQDPPVNRHRPSVDVMFSSVARYAGSNAVGVILTGMGNDGAKEMLTMKQAGALTIAQDETSCVVFGMPKEAIKAGAVDKVVPLDDIAGAILAYVGR is encoded by the coding sequence ATGAAGAAGATACGCGTCTTGACGGTCGATGATTCAGCGTTGATGCGGCAAGTGCTTGCCATGTTGCTCGCGAAAGATCCTCAAATTGAGGTCGTCGGCTCGGCGCCGGATCCCTATATTGCGAGGGAAAAGATCAAGGCGCTGAACCCCGACGTGCTGACTCTCGATGTGGAAATGCCCAAGATGGACGGGCTCACATTTTTGGAGAAACTGATGCGTGGGCACCCGATGCCGGTCGTGATGATGAGTTCGCTGACCGAGGCCGGCTGCCAGACCACCATGCGCGCGTTGGAACTCGGAGCGGTGGATTTTATTGCCAAGCCCAAGATCGATCTTCGAGAAGGAATGGAGGAGATCGCCCAGGATATCATCGCCAAGGTCAAAGCGGCGTCAGTGGCTCGGATCAGAGGGCAGAATGGAGGGTGTAGGGTCGATCAGAAAGCAAGTTCTTCACCGTTGCCCAGTCCGTCTTCCACCGCGATGATCAAAACAACCGATACTATCATTGCCATTGGTTCTTCTACCGGTGGAACGGAGGCTGTGAAGGAGATATTGGAAAGACTCCCGCCGCATACCCCACCCATCCTGATTACGCAACATATGCCGGAACGATTTACGAAAACATGGGCTGACCGGTTGAACCGTCTCTGCCGGATTGCCGTCAAGGAAGCACAAGACGGAGACAGTGTCCTGCCGGGACATGCCTTAATCGCTCCGGGTAATTTCCATATGATGTTGGTCAGGAGCGGGGCTCGGTACACGGTGCGGATCCATCAAGATCCTCCGGTAAATCGCCATCGGCCGTCGGTGGATGTCATGTTTTCGTCCGTGGCCCGTTATGCCGGCTCCAACGCCGTCGGCGTGATCCTTACAGGAATGGGAAACGACGGCGCCAAAGAAATGTTGACGATGAAACAGGCTGGGGCCCTCACGATCGCTCAGGATGAAACGAGCTGTGTCGTGTTCGGCATGCCGAAGGAGGCCATCAAGGCCGGCGCGGTCGACAAAGTTGTGCCGCTTGATGACATTGCCGGGGCCATCCTTGCATACGTCGGACGTTAA
- a CDS encoding STAS domain-containing protein: MPITQRTLHDATVLHIDEVFTYRNRKDFSSAVMAFRESQSRHLIVNLQEATYVDSAAIGLLVLTSQQLTAVERRLSLVGPQGTVRQILEMANIDRMIAVFPTEEAAAAGRGS, from the coding sequence ATGCCGATTACTCAACGGACATTGCACGACGCCACCGTACTTCACATCGACGAGGTATTCACCTATCGCAATCGCAAGGACTTTTCGTCTGCGGTGATGGCGTTTCGGGAATCCCAAAGCCGGCACCTTATCGTCAATCTGCAAGAGGCGACCTATGTCGACAGCGCAGCGATCGGGCTGTTGGTGCTAACGTCCCAGCAACTGACGGCGGTAGAACGACGACTCAGCCTGGTGGGTCCGCAGGGTACGGTGAGACAGATTCTGGAGATGGCGAACATCGACAGGATGATCGCGGTGTTTCCTACCGAGGAAGCGGCGGCTGCAGGCCGGGGCTCGTGA
- a CDS encoding STAS domain-containing protein: MTMQTRERPVPNGVILEMTGDLTYANREQFKTAVEAIRQKGCRHLILNMAEVRFVDSSGLGLLALVSQNFKLSQGKVSMLKPQSYVREIMSLANIQKLIPVYDNEQDALTGHRQAA, encoded by the coding sequence ATGACGATGCAAACAAGAGAACGACCTGTTCCAAACGGGGTCATCCTTGAAATGACGGGTGATCTGACCTATGCCAATCGTGAACAGTTTAAGACGGCGGTCGAAGCCATTCGGCAGAAAGGTTGCCGACATCTGATTTTAAACATGGCTGAGGTCCGATTCGTAGACAGTTCAGGACTGGGCTTGCTGGCCCTCGTCTCTCAGAATTTCAAACTGAGTCAAGGGAAAGTGAGCATGTTGAAGCCGCAGAGCTATGTGAGGGAAATCATGAGCCTGGCGAACATTCAGAAGTTAATCCCAGTCTACGACAACGAGCAGGACGCGTTGACCGGGCATCGACAAGCAGCGTAG
- a CDS encoding SpoIIE family protein phosphatase encodes MPIPVKVSLPRSAEASKPQTVLVVDDEPTARLALAARLKRLGYRVIEAGDGKAGLEVLRRERPDLTILDWMMPEMDGPSFCEQVRQDPELLSSQILMMTSHDQPEQIAEGLARGADDFLSKTASKYEITARVQAGMRTATLIRRLEDVTEEILKKQEALERELQSAARYVETLLPASGTVVPGVQMVRAYRPSLTLGGDLFNIVQWSDDFLGLYLLDASGHGVSPALRSASISTFLRRDSLLHHVGSNDPGAVLTEANKQFPLTENGHYFTIVFVSLDLRCRTLSYATAGHNGVLLHRRSGETCWMAQPNLPLGFDSSTSYLTAELPIIPGDRLYLLSDGLYEVPNPSGELWGQARLDGTIRGFGERPLTEVVSGTIAEAIRWQGHEQFPDDVAVMGVEIAL; translated from the coding sequence ATGCCGATTCCAGTGAAGGTATCACTTCCTCGAAGTGCCGAAGCGTCGAAACCACAAACTGTGTTGGTCGTGGACGATGAGCCTACCGCACGGCTGGCGTTGGCGGCTCGACTCAAACGGCTCGGCTATCGGGTGATCGAAGCCGGAGACGGAAAGGCCGGGTTGGAAGTGCTCCGCCGCGAGCGGCCCGATCTGACCATCTTGGATTGGATGATGCCGGAGATGGACGGACCGTCGTTCTGCGAGCAGGTTCGTCAGGATCCTGAGCTGCTGTCGAGTCAAATCCTCATGATGACGAGTCATGACCAGCCTGAACAGATCGCCGAAGGCCTGGCCCGAGGCGCCGACGACTTTCTCAGCAAGACTGCCAGCAAGTACGAAATCACGGCACGCGTTCAGGCGGGCATGCGCACGGCGACCTTGATCCGAAGGCTTGAGGATGTGACGGAGGAAATTCTGAAGAAGCAGGAGGCGCTGGAACGGGAGCTTCAGTCCGCCGCCCGCTATGTCGAAACGCTGCTCCCAGCCTCGGGGACAGTCGTGCCCGGTGTGCAGATGGTTCGCGCCTATCGACCTTCTCTCACCTTAGGCGGTGATCTCTTCAACATCGTTCAGTGGAGCGACGATTTCTTGGGGCTGTATTTGCTGGATGCGTCCGGCCACGGAGTCTCGCCGGCGTTACGATCAGCCTCAATTTCAACCTTTCTCCGCAGAGACAGCTTGCTGCACCATGTCGGCTCGAATGACCCAGGTGCGGTCCTGACGGAAGCGAATAAGCAATTCCCTCTTACGGAAAATGGCCATTACTTCACGATCGTATTTGTAAGCCTCGACCTCCGGTGCCGTACACTGTCTTATGCGACAGCCGGGCACAACGGAGTGTTGCTTCATCGCCGGTCTGGTGAGACCTGCTGGATGGCCCAACCGAATCTGCCGCTTGGTTTCGATAGCTCGACAAGCTACCTCACGGCGGAGCTGCCTATTATCCCGGGTGACCGTCTGTATCTGCTCAGTGACGGCCTCTACGAAGTGCCGAATCCGTCCGGCGAACTATGGGGGCAAGCGCGCTTGGACGGGACGATTCGCGGGTTTGGTGAGCGACCCCTGACGGAGGTGGTGTCAGGGACCATCGCAGAGGCCATTCGATGGCAAGGGCATGAGCAATTTCCAGATGATGTGGCGGTGATGGGAGTGGAAATAGCCCTGTGA
- a CDS encoding Hpt domain-containing protein produces the protein MNLDSIFSMDEALARLDDDRETFQMMIELFMEHGPKDLAEVRAALNAGDAGGVARSCHRLKGAVLQFCAPAALQACKALEASAKVDNLAQGGRLYATLEQEFQRLLAALCQVRNKGMVA, from the coding sequence ATGAACCTAGACTCAATCTTCAGCATGGATGAAGCGCTCGCTCGGTTGGATGACGATCGAGAGACGTTTCAGATGATGATCGAATTGTTCATGGAGCATGGTCCAAAGGATTTGGCGGAAGTTCGGGCGGCTCTCAATGCCGGGGATGCAGGGGGTGTGGCACGATCCTGTCACCGGTTGAAGGGCGCTGTATTGCAGTTCTGCGCGCCGGCTGCCCTTCAAGCCTGCAAAGCATTGGAAGCGTCGGCGAAAGTGGACAATCTGGCGCAGGGGGGACGGCTCTATGCCACGTTGGAGCAGGAATTCCAACGGCTTCTGGCCGCACTCTGTCAGGTGCGCAACAAAGGAATGGTCGCATGA
- a CDS encoding response regulator, translating into MNRPTTSDHLLVIDPCPDTQARIAEQLQGRGFSVVAASDPTTALTTIDMAAPDIVITDLFLPEATGLTLLKQLKARHELCPVIVMAEDAPEPMIVQALRVGAADYLHKPVTEEELAHALQRARYLLPGDLADIPGLCRSEYRLTVDSDPTHIPGVISWLIKTTASTLSPIRRLHLRGALHELLFNAVEHGNLEIVYREKQEALVDGRYEQLLAHRLAQARLRDRRVIMHVLHDKDANSLAYRITDEGKGFKWRSLLTRSQELCEAEDTNGRGIFLARSFFPCLAYNERGNEVTITVSLD; encoded by the coding sequence ATGAACAGACCCACAACGTCTGACCATCTCCTGGTGATCGATCCCTGTCCGGATACTCAGGCGCGCATCGCAGAACAGTTGCAAGGCAGAGGGTTTTCTGTCGTTGCGGCGTCCGATCCGACCACCGCATTGACCACGATCGATATGGCGGCACCGGACATTGTGATCACCGACCTGTTTCTTCCTGAAGCAACGGGCCTGACCTTGCTCAAGCAGCTCAAGGCCAGGCACGAACTCTGTCCTGTGATCGTCATGGCGGAGGATGCACCGGAACCGATGATCGTACAGGCGCTTCGGGTCGGAGCCGCCGACTATTTGCACAAGCCCGTGACTGAAGAAGAACTGGCGCATGCGTTGCAGCGCGCTCGGTATCTCCTGCCTGGAGACCTCGCGGATATTCCGGGACTCTGTCGATCAGAATATCGACTGACCGTCGATTCCGACCCGACCCATATCCCAGGGGTGATCTCCTGGCTCATCAAGACGACGGCCTCGACCCTGTCTCCTATCCGACGGCTGCACCTTCGCGGAGCATTACACGAATTGCTTTTTAATGCCGTTGAACATGGGAATCTCGAGATCGTCTACCGGGAAAAGCAGGAAGCTCTCGTGGACGGCCGCTACGAGCAATTGCTGGCTCATCGGCTCGCTCAAGCACGGCTGAGAGACCGTCGGGTAATCATGCATGTGCTTCACGATAAGGACGCAAACAGTCTGGCGTACCGGATCACCGATGAAGGCAAGGGCTTCAAATGGAGGAGCCTACTCACGCGATCCCAAGAGCTCTGTGAGGCGGAAGACACGAACGGGCGGGGGATCTTCTTGGCCCGATCGTTCTTTCCCTGTTTGGCGTATAACGAGCGGGGCAATGAGGTGACGATCACGGTGTCGCTTGATTAG
- the gspK gene encoding type II secretion system minor pseudopilin GspK: MPRADERGVALLLALLVLTILTALILEFDAEARREYRAAAAFRDDYKASMLTRAAVQAARAVLLQDLLREKMTGQKYDGPTDIWAMPIKNYAIGDGFLTAQLQDETGKFNLNDLASTSGGDIAQKKKILRAKRLFELLRVSPNLVDALIDWIDQDEVPQPAGAESLYYQSLRPPYRSPNSPLPGLGDLRLIKGFTPEIIERITPYVTIFPHEGGAPMNVNTADPIVLQTLDPSVTQSVALEIVQGRPYKTKVELDRVASFQEIGRTLRSDYDVKSDYFSARLAVTVNETTKTAWAILKRDAGKGESTVEYLRML, from the coding sequence ATGCCAAGAGCTGACGAACGAGGCGTCGCGCTACTCTTGGCACTCCTGGTGCTGACGATCCTCACTGCTCTTATCCTTGAGTTCGATGCGGAAGCACGCCGGGAATATCGAGCCGCCGCCGCCTTTCGGGACGATTATAAGGCAAGCATGTTGACCCGCGCCGCAGTACAGGCCGCTCGAGCCGTACTGCTGCAAGATCTCTTACGTGAAAAGATGACGGGGCAGAAATACGACGGGCCGACCGATATCTGGGCCATGCCGATCAAAAATTATGCGATCGGAGATGGGTTTCTGACCGCCCAGCTCCAGGATGAGACCGGGAAATTCAATTTGAACGACCTCGCATCGACTTCGGGAGGTGACATAGCACAGAAAAAGAAGATCCTTCGGGCCAAACGATTATTCGAACTCCTTAGGGTCAGCCCAAATCTGGTCGATGCTCTCATCGATTGGATAGATCAGGATGAAGTGCCTCAGCCGGCCGGTGCCGAGAGCCTCTACTACCAATCATTGAGGCCGCCCTATCGATCCCCGAATAGTCCGCTACCCGGGCTGGGAGATCTACGGCTCATCAAGGGGTTCACGCCGGAGATCATCGAGCGGATCACTCCCTATGTGACGATCTTCCCGCATGAAGGAGGGGCGCCGATGAACGTCAACACAGCTGATCCTATCGTCCTTCAGACGCTGGATCCGAGCGTCACTCAATCCGTCGCGCTGGAGATCGTCCAAGGACGCCCCTACAAGACGAAAGTGGAACTCGATCGGGTTGCGAGCTTTCAAGAAATCGGCCGGACACTGAGAAGCGATTACGATGTCAAATCGGACTATTTCTCCGCGCGCCTTGCCGTCACCGTGAATGAAACGACCAAAACCGCATGGGCCATACTGAAGCGAGATGCCGGCAAGGGGGAGAGCACTGTCGAATATCTGCGAATGCTCTAA
- the gspM gene encoding type II secretion system protein GspM, with translation MMQGFRERWRQMSQRERVIVLAGGIVFGLSLLFVLIVDPLLDTLDRLDRQEVRKQKDLAELAVLGQAYLVKRDRLAQTESRMPGPDSRFSLLTFMEEAATTAHVRERITGMQPQQQTLAQGYEETAVDLRLDGIQLPDLLALLVAIDQAPYDLHVRHLQIRPKFDNPVNIDATVRVLSYAKS, from the coding sequence ATGATGCAGGGTTTCCGGGAACGTTGGCGACAGATGTCGCAGCGTGAACGCGTCATCGTGCTGGCAGGCGGGATTGTGTTTGGCCTCAGTCTCCTCTTTGTCCTGATCGTCGACCCTCTATTGGACACCCTGGATCGACTCGATCGACAGGAAGTGCGGAAGCAGAAAGACCTGGCCGAATTGGCGGTATTGGGTCAAGCGTATCTCGTCAAACGGGACCGCTTGGCACAAACCGAGAGCCGCATGCCGGGACCAGACAGCCGTTTCTCTTTACTGACATTCATGGAGGAAGCAGCCACCACCGCCCATGTGCGCGAACGTATCACAGGCATGCAACCTCAACAACAAACGTTGGCGCAAGGTTACGAAGAAACGGCGGTTGATCTCCGATTGGACGGCATCCAATTGCCGGACCTGTTGGCACTGCTCGTGGCCATCGATCAAGCCCCGTACGACCTTCACGTTCGCCATCTGCAGATCCGCCCGAAATTCGATAATCCGGTCAATATCGACGCAACCGTCCGGGTCTTGAGCTATGCCAAGAGCTGA